The DNA region CCAATCACTCGCGGGCGTGATCGAAGAGCTTTATTCCACCGGTCGATCGTCGCTACTCGAGAAACTGCGCGCGGAACAATCACCCGGCGCCCGGGAGCTTTCTCAAATTACTGGTCTAACCGTAAAGAAGATCAAGCAACTAAACGAAGCCCTGGGTATCAGCAGCATCGATCAACTGAAAGCGGCAATTGAAGCGGGCAAGCTCCGCAAAGCGCCGGGATTCGGAGCGAAGACAGAAAGCGCTCTCCTCGAACAGATATCACGTCACGAAAATCGCGATAATCGAATCTTGCTGATCCACGCGTTGAGAATCGGCGACATGGTCATCGACCATATGCGAGATTCGTCGGATCTGGTGCGCATCGATCTCGCCGGCTCGCCCCGGCGATGGAAGGAAACTGCATCCACAATTCGTATTACCGCCAGCACCTCCGGGAAGGCCGAAACTTTGGTCAAGGACTTTCTTCGGTTTCCGTTGATCGCACAGATTGACAGTCAAACCAAAAGCGCGGCCGCGGTGAGGCTGATTGAAGGCGTCAAGATTTTCTTCTCAGTGGCTAACCCCGACGAGTATTGGAATTTGCTTCATCACGAAACCGGCTCGAAAGCTCATCTGAAAAGGCTTGAAGGTATTGCAGAAGGAAAAGGGATCAAACTGACTCCTACGAAAATGAAGGTGATCCGTACGCACAAGGCTCTGAGACTTGAAAGTGAACCCGATATCTATCGGCATCTGGATATGCAGTACGTGCCGCCCGAGCTGCGCGAAGACGAAGGTGAATTTTCAGCCGCGCTCGCTCACTCGATTCCGGACGACTTGATCACGCTCGAAGACATCAAGGGCATGGTCCACTGCCATACGACCTACTCCGACGGCCGGAACACCGTCGAGGAGATGGCGCGGGCGGCGGAAGGCATGGGCATGAAGTACATGACTATCACCGATCATTCGCCGACGGCTCATTACGCCGGCGGTCTGACGGTCGATAGGCTGAAAAGGCAATGGGACGAGATCAGCCGGGTGCAGGATAATGTATTGATCAAGCTGCTTCGAGGAACTGAATCCGACATACTTCGCGACGGCGGACTCGATTATCCAGACCGGATTCTAGAACAATTCGACGTCATCATCGCCAGCATCCACAATCGCTACAAGCTCGACGAAGACGAAATGACAAAGCGCGTCATCAAGGCGATGAAAAACCCTTTCTTCAAAGTATGGGGACACCCATTAGGCCGGCTGCTGCAGCGCCGGCCGCCGATCTCCTGCCGAGTCGAAGAGATCCTGGATGTGATTGCTGAATCGGGCGCAGCAATCGAGATCAGCGGCAGTCCCCATAGGCTGGAAATGGAGCCGCGCTGGACAAGAGAGGCGCGCAAGCGACACATCAAGTTTGTTATTTCGACTGACGCCCACTCTGTCTCGGATCTGGAGAACCTGAAATTCGGCATCGGCCTCGCCCGTCGCGCAGGAGTCAGACGGCCCGAAGTCTTGAACACGCTCGGGGCGAAACCTTTCCAAAAATCGGTAAAACCGTAAGGGCATGGGGTTCAGGCTTTAGCCTGGGTTTTGATTCACCGAGGAAAAGACCAGGCTGAAGCCTGAACTCCATGCCCTTTCCTCTGGTGAGAACTCGTGGTATGCCAATTGATCTCTTGAAGACGTGACTCAACTCGAAAGACTGCAGCAGAGCGGGATCAAGCGGCTCGGCACGAAGAAACGTTTTCGTTATATCGCCGCCGATGGGGGCAACGTCAGTCGCGCCGATCTCGCCAGAATCGAGGCCCTCAAAATCCCACCGGCGTGGACCGATGTCGCGATCAATCGAGCCGCTGGCGGGATGTTGCAAGCCCTGGGAAAAGACGCCGCAGGGCGCTGGCAATATATCTATCACGATCAGCACATCAAGAAACGCGAGCGGAAAAAGTTCAACCGACTGCTGGTGTTCGCAGAAGCGGTCCCGAAAATGAGAAGAGCCGTCAGCCGGAATCTGCGAAAGAGAGATCTGGGGCGCGAACGCGTGATGGCTTGCATAATGCGAATCCTCGGGACGTGCTTCATGCGGGCTGGCAGCCAGGTCTATGTCAACGAGAACGGCAGCTACGGGTTAGCCACGCTTCGGCCAAAACACGTTAGCGTACGAGGTGACGTTATCGAATTCAATTTTCCGGGAAAGAGCAAGGTAATTCAGCACAGAGAGCTGAGGGATCGCGCGGTCGCCAGAGTCGTGCGCGAGCTTCTGAAGCTGCCCGCGCCGGAAGTGTTCAAGTATCAAAACGAAGATGGAGGCCTGGTTGACGTCAGGCGCAGAAATATCAACGGCTACATCAAGGAGGTGATGGGCGAGCGTTTCACCTCAAAGGATTTTCGCACCTGGGCCGGAACTTTGATCTGTGCTTGCGCGCTTGCCCGAGCGGGCGCAGAGGTCAAAGAAACCGCACCTTCAAGGAAGAGAAAAGTAATCAAGGCGATCAAGGAGACTGCAGAAGTTCTCGGCAACACTCCAGCAGTTTGCCGGTCAGCCTATATTTGTCCGGAGGTCCTGAACCGGTTCGATCGCGGAGAGGTAATCGACCAGTACTTTGAGTCTCTCGAAGACCTGATAGGTCATCGCGGAAAGCAACTCCATAAAGCGGAAAAAGCGCTGCTTCGTCTGCTCAAAAACAAGAGCAAGTAGAGAAATGAGCCGAAAGAGCCTGGTACTGGATTGCGATTTGCAGGTCACCAACGTGTCGCGTCGGGCGGGTACTGTCTGTCCCGAAGGAAGACAGTGCATCCCCCGACTGCATTCGAAACATACAATCTCACCGGAGGGTGTCATGGCAGCAAAAGCCAGAACGAGCAAGCGGGAATTGATCGATACAGGCACGAACAAGCGCTACGTGAGGCGCGACGAGAAAGGCCAGTTTGATGAAGTCGTTGATGTCGGACGATCGCTTGGCCAGGACGTTCGACACGACGCGAAGAAGGAAGTTCCGGCCGGTCAGGGCGACCGAGGCGATCAGAAACGGAAGGGGTAGTGCGTTCTTCCAATCGCGTCGGCGGCCGAATACCAGATGTCTCGAAAGGGAGCGAAATATGAAATACAGGATAGCGAACCTAACTTTGACGGTGGCGGCGTTGGTTATTTTCGCCTGTGAACCGTCGCAGGCTCTCACTCAGCAGACCAACACCAACCGCAATTCATCCATCAAGGGTGAGATGAAAAAGAGCGGTAGCGAGGTAAAGGCAGCGGGCAAGAGTCTCGGCGGGAATGTGAAGCGGGGCCGCGTCGCGCGTGGCGGCAAGCATTTTGGCAAACACATGTACCGCGCCGGCAAACACTTCGGCAAAGGCTCCGGAATGGCCGCTAAGAAGACCGGCAAGGCTGTAAAGAATGCCGCGAAGCCGTAACGCACTAAGGAAAGTGCGTCGTATGGAGCAGCATGGAGTTCAAGCCGGGTAGTACTTTTAACAAGCGCTGCCAGGCCAAAGCCTGAGTCTCCTACTCGAAGGCGGCCAGGATGGCGTTCATCGCCTTAAACTCCTCGGGGTGCGTCCGGCGAAGCTTGTTCGAGCACACCTTGCAGAACTTCTGACGATTCGTCAGCAGCGCAAGCTTGCGGTTGGGATTGTAATAGTTGGGACAATCGCTTGGGGGCTTCTCATGTGAACCGGTATCCTATCAGGTCCTTAAAACGCGAGTCGTCGCGAATAGGGTCGTATGACGAGTCACCGTTCAGCCGCGGCAAAACCAGTCGCGCTCCTGATAGGCTTTTGCAAGCTCGGCGATGGCTTCATCTCGTTCACCAAGCACCTAGAGATCTTGGCAACCGCGTCGACAGCATCACTCCTTGAGTTCGTTCAGTAACACCCTTGCGTCTTTTAGATCACCGGTAGAGAACCCTTCGGTGAATCGGCCGTAGATCTCAGCCAAGAGATCACGGGCTTCCTGTCGCCTGTTCTGCCGATTCCACAATTTCGCTAGTCCCATGGCGGCTCTCAACTCGAACGCTTTGGCGCTTTGCCGTCGAGCAACTTGTATGGCTTCCCGAAAACAGGCCTCAGCTTGTGATTGAAGGCCTGGATGTTCTGCGTTGTCGCTTCCGTTTTGTGACGTGTGTATGCTTAACAGCGCCTCGCCTTTGATGCGATACAACTCTGCTTCGTGAAAGCGCTCGCTGGTGATGTTGATGGTCTCAACCGCTTCATCCAGAGCGCGCAGCGCTTCTTCCGGCCGGCCCGCCAGGCACAACGCTTCAGCCATCAGGACCAGATAACTGGCACGCCGTTGTTCGATCTCAAGATTGCGACAGGCCGCCAGCCCTTGTCGCATTGCGGCGAAACCCTCTTCCGCCTGTCCCTGCGTTGCTCGCGCCCAGCCCAGCATGATCTCGCCCATCGCTCTGTAGTGGGGCAGCCCATGCTCATCCGCGTGGAAGAGCATCTTCTCGATCATTTCAACGACTCGCTCGGCATTGCGATGAAACGCTTCGAGCGCGATAGTTGTCGAGAGCGTCTGACAGATGCCCACCGGATGACTCATCTGCTCAGCGATGCTCAGGGCTTCCCGGGTCATCGCTTGCGCCTGGTCGGCATATCCCAAATACCATAGTACACGGCCAAGATGCGCGCGATTGGTAATCGCACCGTAAAGGAAGACGTTGTGCACTGCGTGTCGCTGAGGGTCATAGAGCGCGAGGCTCGCCTCGAAATGTTCGCGTGAGCTGGTGAACTCTCCGAGATACTGAAAGCATAAGCCCAGCCCCCAATGGGCTTGCACCATCATAGCCGCATCGCCGGTCGTCTCTGCCAGGCGCAAGCACTCTTGTGCAAAGTCGCGGCCTTTCTCGTACTCGCCGCGCACGACCAGAATGATCGAGAGTCCAAAGAGAACGCGAAAGAGCTGAGTGTTATCGCCCAACTGCTCGCAGAGCTCCCGCGCCCGCAAGAAGCTGTTCAGCGTTTCGGTGGCCGCAAACCCCTTCGCGGTCATCAATGAGGAACCCATCGTGAACTCAAGTTTGAACTCTCGACCCGTCTGTTCAGCAGACTCCGGCAATCTACGGGTCATTTGCTGGCCGCGCCGGCAGAGCGCGATTGCTTCCTGATTCGCAAAGATGCGAACGGCATTGCGAGCCGCCTTCAAGAAATAGTCCGACGCCTGCGACCAATCGCGCGCCGCCTCAAAAAGAAAAGCGAGTTCGGAGGCTGCCGCCGCACTCTCCCTGCCATAAAACCGAAGCAACGCCTGCGCGATCGAAGCGCTCAGCGATGCGCGGCGGCTCGGCGTGAGCGTCGCGTAGAGCGCGTTCTGATAGAGCACGTGCACGAAACGGTACCTCAGCGTTAGCGTGTGATCGGGGAACTCGTCCTCCTTGCGATACTTCACGAAGCGATAGGCCGTGTCGAGCGATTGGAGACGCTCTTCAACCTCGGCGGCGTCGATCGTCAGCGCTTGCGCGACAACCGCTGAATCAAAGTTGTATCCTTGCGCGCTGGCGGCAATCAACAAGCGGCGGTCTTCGTCGCTCAGTTGAGCAATCTTGCGCTGTATCATGCTGCGGACGGTTTCCGGCAAGTCGTTCTCAATCTCGGGCACCGTCTGCACAAGCGTCCAGCTCCCTGCCTCCTCGCCGATTACTTTTCTGTCGCGCAGGTAACGCACGACATCCGCCATAAAAAGCGGGCTGCCTTCCGTCTTGGTGTAGATGAGCGAGGCGAACTCCTTCGGAAAACGATGTCGAGGAAACTCCAACGCCAGAAACCGTTCGACGTCGTCGTGCGTCAAGAACTCGAGCGGCAGCTCCTGACATAGGCCGCGTCCTTGCATATCCAGTTTCAGACTCAGGAACGGGTGCTTCTCTAGCACCATCTCCGACGCGCGATATGCCGCGACAATCAACAACTGCATCGCGTCAAGCTTTGTGGCAAGGTAGGCGATGATGTCAATGGTCGAGGCGTCCGCCCAGTGCAAGTCATCGAAGAACAACACCAGCGGGCTTCTGTTTGAAGCCTCCTGCAGAAATGCCCCGAGCTCGCGTTTCATTCTCTCCTGCGACACGGCGGCCGATTCCGCTAAGACGCGATCAGCGGAAGAATCCGAACTCGCAAGCTGGATGTACCAACAGGGAGCAATCACCCTCATCGCGCGCCTGAGGTACTGACCCGGAGAGCTCCGCACCAGGTTGTCGAGCGCTTCGAGAAACGGCATGTACGCCTCGGCTCCGGCCAGTCGCTCCGAGCTTCGCCCGCGCGCGATCTGACACGCCGGATTAGCCTTCAGGACCTCAGCAAGAAAATCCTCAACGAGCGTGGTCTTACCAAGTCCGGCTTCGCCAGTGATGCAAAGCATCAGCCCGCGCCCTTCGCCTGCCGAGCGGAACGCGGTGCGCAACTTTTCGCGCTCCACCTGTCTGCCGACCGTGTTGCGGGCAGTCAATGGGACGACCGAGGGCACGGCGGCGACGCTTGATGTGAAAGAGCCCCCCTGCTCATCGACGGTCAATGCCGCGGCGACTTCGGCCGCGCTCGGGCGAGCGCGTGGATCCTTATCCAGCATTCCGAGGATGAGTGACTCGAGCGGAGGAGGCGCCTCAGGGTTTATGACCGAAGGAGATAGCAGATCGTCATAAACAATCGCGTGCAACACGCTGACCTCGGAGTCGCCGCTGAAAGGCTTTTGCCTGGTTACCATTTCGTAGAAGACAACGCCCAGAGAAAAAATATCCGACGCGGGTCCGACCGTATCCCCCCTGACTTGCTCAGGCGACATGTAGGCCACGGTGCCTACTAACGAACCGGGCTTTGTGTGAATCGCCGTTTCGGCGGTTGATTCGCTGGAAACATTCGCAGAGCTGAGCCTGGCCAGGCCGAAGTCCAGCACCTTCACATAGCCATCGTCTCGCACCATGATGTTTTCCGGCTTGATGTCTCGGTGAGTGATTCCTGCCTGGTGCGCGACGGCAAGCGCCTGGGCAATCTGCCGGCCGATCGGGGCGAGAGATTGGAAGGACTGTTGCTCATCGATGAGATTTCTGAGGGTACGGCCTTGAATGTATTCGAGGACTATGAAGCACCCGACATCCGCCTCGCCGATTTCGTGAATTGTGACGATGTTGGGATGGTTCAGGGCGGAAGCCGCTCGCGCTTCCTGCTCGAAACGCCGCACGCGCGAGGCGTCTCGGGTAAAACCAGCGGGCAGGACTTTGACCGCGACCTTGCGGTCGAGGCGCGTGTCTTCTGCCAGATAAACTTCGCCCATTCCGCCCGCGCCGATCTTGGAAATGATTCGATAGTGAGAGAGGATTTCGCCGATCATTCTGCGCTAGGTGTTATACCACCTTCTTCGAACCATCGGTAGCGAACGAGCTTCGGGTTCGAAAGTGTTTGCAAGCGGTGTTATGATAAACCCGTTATGGCCACCAACCTGGTTGCGACGATCACTGCACTGGAAGCCCAAGCGGCGGCAAATCTTTTCTTGAGCGATAATCTGCCGGATCGTTTTCTCGCAAGCAGTCCGACGCTTGATGCCGCCGCCAGGGTGTGGCGCGTACC from Acidobacteriota bacterium includes:
- a CDS encoding DNA topoisomerase IB, whose product is MTQLERLQQSGIKRLGTKKRFRYIAADGGNVSRADLARIEALKIPPAWTDVAINRAAGGMLQALGKDAAGRWQYIYHDQHIKKRERKKFNRLLVFAEAVPKMRRAVSRNLRKRDLGRERVMACIMRILGTCFMRAGSQVYVNENGSYGLATLRPKHVSVRGDVIEFNFPGKSKVIQHRELRDRAVARVVRELLKLPAPEVFKYQNEDGGLVDVRRRNINGYIKEVMGERFTSKDFRTWAGTLICACALARAGAEVKETAPSRKRKVIKAIKETAEVLGNTPAVCRSAYICPEVLNRFDRGEVIDQYFESLEDLIGHRGKQLHKAEKALLRLLKNKSK
- a CDS encoding PHP domain-containing protein; this translates as MKKNQAPPGMNKSAIAAALQEIGSLLRLNSGDQFRSRAYAKAAQAVAEIDSDFPTLVEQKRLTEINGIGQSLAGVIEELYSTGRSSLLEKLRAEQSPGARELSQITGLTVKKIKQLNEALGISSIDQLKAAIEAGKLRKAPGFGAKTESALLEQISRHENRDNRILLIHALRIGDMVIDHMRDSSDLVRIDLAGSPRRWKETASTIRITASTSGKAETLVKDFLRFPLIAQIDSQTKSAAAVRLIEGVKIFFSVANPDEYWNLLHHETGSKAHLKRLEGIAEGKGIKLTPTKMKVIRTHKALRLESEPDIYRHLDMQYVPPELREDEGEFSAALAHSIPDDLITLEDIKGMVHCHTTYSDGRNTVEEMARAAEGMGMKYMTITDHSPTAHYAGGLTVDRLKRQWDEISRVQDNVLIKLLRGTESDILRDGGLDYPDRILEQFDVIIASIHNRYKLDEDEMTKRVIKAMKNPFFKVWGHPLGRLLQRRPPISCRVEEILDVIAESGAAIEISGSPHRLEMEPRWTREARKRHIKFVISTDAHSVSDLENLKFGIGLARRAGVRRPEVLNTLGAKPFQKSVKP
- a CDS encoding protein kinase, which gives rise to MIGEILSHYRIISKIGAGGMGEVYLAEDTRLDRKVAVKVLPAGFTRDASRVRRFEQEARAASALNHPNIVTIHEIGEADVGCFIVLEYIQGRTLRNLIDEQQSFQSLAPIGRQIAQALAVAHQAGITHRDIKPENIMVRDDGYVKVLDFGLARLSSANVSSESTAETAIHTKPGSLVGTVAYMSPEQVRGDTVGPASDIFSLGVVFYEMVTRQKPFSGDSEVSVLHAIVYDDLLSPSVINPEAPPPLESLILGMLDKDPRARPSAAEVAAALTVDEQGGSFTSSVAAVPSVVPLTARNTVGRQVEREKLRTAFRSAGEGRGLMLCITGEAGLGKTTLVEDFLAEVLKANPACQIARGRSSERLAGAEAYMPFLEALDNLVRSSPGQYLRRAMRVIAPCWYIQLASSDSSADRVLAESAAVSQERMKRELGAFLQEASNRSPLVLFFDDLHWADASTIDIIAYLATKLDAMQLLIVAAYRASEMVLEKHPFLSLKLDMQGRGLCQELPLEFLTHDDVERFLALEFPRHRFPKEFASLIYTKTEGSPLFMADVVRYLRDRKVIGEEAGSWTLVQTVPEIENDLPETVRSMIQRKIAQLSDEDRRLLIAASAQGYNFDSAVVAQALTIDAAEVEERLQSLDTAYRFVKYRKEDEFPDHTLTLRYRFVHVLYQNALYATLTPSRRASLSASIAQALLRFYGRESAAAASELAFLFEAARDWSQASDYFLKAARNAVRIFANQEAIALCRRGQQMTRRLPESAEQTGREFKLEFTMGSSLMTAKGFAATETLNSFLRARELCEQLGDNTQLFRVLFGLSIILVVRGEYEKGRDFAQECLRLAETTGDAAMMVQAHWGLGLCFQYLGEFTSSREHFEASLALYDPQRHAVHNVFLYGAITNRAHLGRVLWYLGYADQAQAMTREALSIAEQMSHPVGICQTLSTTIALEAFHRNAERVVEMIEKMLFHADEHGLPHYRAMGEIMLGWARATQGQAEEGFAAMRQGLAACRNLEIEQRRASYLVLMAEALCLAGRPEEALRALDEAVETINITSERFHEAELYRIKGEALLSIHTSQNGSDNAEHPGLQSQAEACFREAIQVARRQSAKAFELRAAMGLAKLWNRQNRRQEARDLLAEIYGRFTEGFSTGDLKDARVLLNELKE